A window from Blastocatellia bacterium encodes these proteins:
- a CDS encoding VTT domain-containing protein: MSFLQTAKQFLLTLGAPGLAVIAFLDSAGVPMAGGPDALVLFLSWQQPAQVPLIVLAAAIGSALGCLVLYGIGRISGPVALSRFEPRRRAWVTQKMDQHALWAVITAVMAPPPFPMKLIIIAAGVFNMSRGKFFAGVLVGRLIRYGVEGYMGARFGDRAAQVLQTQYPIIFAVLVATVLVVILIRRRRANAELVKRSSLT, encoded by the coding sequence GTGAGCTTCCTCCAAACCGCTAAGCAATTCTTGTTGACGTTGGGCGCGCCTGGTTTGGCTGTGATAGCTTTTTTGGATTCAGCCGGCGTGCCGATGGCCGGTGGGCCTGATGCGCTCGTGCTTTTCCTCTCGTGGCAACAACCGGCGCAAGTTCCGTTGATCGTGTTGGCCGCTGCCATTGGCTCGGCGCTGGGTTGCCTGGTTCTTTACGGAATTGGTCGCATCAGCGGGCCAGTGGCTTTATCCCGCTTTGAGCCACGCCGCCGAGCATGGGTCACGCAAAAGATGGATCAGCATGCGCTGTGGGCTGTGATCACAGCAGTCATGGCTCCGCCCCCTTTCCCGATGAAATTGATCATCATCGCTGCCGGCGTGTTCAATATGTCGAGAGGAAAATTCTTCGCTGGCGTGCTGGTCGGACGACTCATTCGCTACGGGGTGGAAGGATACATGGGCGCGCGCTTCGGTGATCGAGCAGCCCAGGTGCTGCAAACGCAGTATCCGATCATCTTCGCCGTGCTGGTTGCCACCGTATTGGTGGTGATCCTGATTCGTCGTCGTCGCGCCAATGCTGAACTGGTGAAACGCTCCAGTTTGACCTGA
- a CDS encoding VTT domain-containing protein — protein sequence MEKIIDSLQSLGPWGVFLIAVLDSSFLSIPEINDIIVVTNVANRPREILFWPLITTAGSVVGCLMLYSVARKGGQVFLHRWFSASRVRTIEKVFAQYGSLAIIIPALCPPPTPFKSFVATAGALQFPVRQFVMTVALARAVRYFAMGLLAVFFGEQVETFIKEHSLLVVLIIVVVVLIAFVAYRLFEARIEAGSKASDSPPASLMSNSIEGGPDVL from the coding sequence ATGGAGAAGATCATTGATTCACTGCAATCCTTAGGTCCGTGGGGTGTATTTTTAATTGCTGTTCTTGATTCTTCCTTCCTCAGTATTCCTGAAATCAACGACATCATTGTCGTCACTAATGTGGCGAATCGTCCCCGTGAGATTCTGTTTTGGCCGCTCATCACGACTGCCGGCTCAGTGGTTGGTTGTTTGATGTTGTATAGCGTTGCTCGCAAGGGTGGGCAGGTATTTCTTCATCGGTGGTTCTCTGCCTCGCGGGTGAGGACCATTGAGAAAGTTTTCGCTCAGTATGGGTCGTTGGCCATTATCATTCCTGCTCTTTGTCCCCCTCCGACGCCGTTCAAATCATTTGTGGCGACGGCCGGCGCGTTACAATTTCCGGTTCGACAGTTTGTGATGACAGTCGCGTTGGCGCGGGCTGTTCGATATTTTGCGATGGGGTTGTTGGCCGTGTTTTTTGGTGAGCAAGTGGAAACGTTCATCAAGGAGCATTCGCTGCTGGTTGTGCTCATCATTGTCGTGGTGGTCCTCATTGCCTTTGTCGCTTACCGTTTGTTTGAGGCGCGTATCGAAGCTGGCAGCAAGGCCTCGGACTCGCCGCCGGCGTCGCTGATGTCTAATTCGATAGAAGGTGGACCCGACGTTTTGTGA
- a CDS encoding PPC domain-containing protein, which translates to MWRFIGQLTLLTLVIMPSTLLAQSTIQVGETRVGSLSEGDKRLPLDGSLYDRYVFEGQAGQRIKIELTSTSFEPYLALMDRDGTELISSSADADTRTARIEITLSYTGRYHIRVNSLHKDGTGRYTLKIQ; encoded by the coding sequence ATGTGGAGGTTTATCGGACAACTGACGTTGCTTACACTGGTCATCATGCCTTCGACCCTGCTAGCTCAGTCAACCATTCAGGTGGGTGAAACACGCGTGGGGAGCCTGAGTGAGGGGGACAAACGGTTGCCGCTGGATGGATCGCTGTATGATCGGTATGTGTTTGAAGGGCAAGCCGGACAACGGATCAAGATTGAATTGACCTCGACCAGTTTTGAGCCATATCTGGCATTGATGGATCGTGACGGAACCGAGCTGATCAGCAGTTCCGCTGATGCGGATACGCGCACGGCTCGGATTGAAATCACGCTCAGCTACACCGGTCGTTATCATATTCGCGTCAACAGCCTGCACAAAGACGGGACAGGACGGTATACCTTAAAGATTCAATAA